One region of Methanobrevibacter oralis genomic DNA includes:
- a CDS encoding tetratricopeptide repeat protein, producing the protein MDTLLNRVNELLLDSNYDYYILLFKKGNILYLQNKYDDALECFNEVLENDPDNSGAKFYKKRISEKRNKTKLKEIINDLE; encoded by the coding sequence TTGGATACTTTATTAAATAGGGTTAATGAATTACTTTTAGATTCTAATTATGATTATTATATTTTATTATTTAAAAAGGGAAATATATTATATCTTCAAAATAAATATGACGATGCATTAGAATGTTTTAATGAAGTTTTAGAAAATGATCCAGATAATTCAGGTGCAAAATTTTATAAAAAGAGAATATCTGAGAAAAGAAACAAAACAAAATTAAAAGAAATTATCAACGATTTAGAATAA